The following coding sequences lie in one Bacillales bacterium genomic window:
- a CDS encoding MmgE/PrpD family protein, protein MALLSEALAQYIVEMEYERLPGEVVAFTKLCILDWYGSALAGKDQPPVQMIREMIEEMGGNPQATLVTGGKT, encoded by the coding sequence ATGGCTTTGTTAAGTGAAGCGTTAGCGCAGTATATCGTTGAAATGGAGTACGAACGGTTGCCGGGGGAAGTGGTCGCTTTCACAAAACTTTGCATTCTCGACTGGTACGGTTCGGCTTTAGCCGGCAAGGATCAGCCGCCTGTGCAAATGATTCGCGAAATGATTGAGGAAATGGGCGGGAATCCGCAAGCAACGCTCGTCACCGGCGGTAAAAC
- a CDS encoding acyl-CoA dehydrogenase family protein produces the protein MANVEEHDLIRKSIRSLCAKFPESYWSELDEKKAYPEAFIQALTDEGWLSVLIPEAYGGAGLGITEAGIILEEINRSGGNAGAGHAQMYTMGAILRHGSEEQKQRWLPGIASGEKRLQAFGITEPTAGSDTTSITTTAERKGDRYIVNGQKIWTSRAEHSDLMLLLARTTPKDEVKKKTDGLSLFVLDMKEQAANIEIRPINTMINHATTEVFFENAEIPVENLIGEEGKGFKYVLGGMNAERILIASESVGDGHYFIDKAVNYGSERVVFNRPIAQNQGVQFPIAEAYMDIQAAALMRDQAAEMFDAGENCGAEANMAKYLTSEAAWKAANAAMTTYGGYGFATEYNIERKFKEARLYIVAPITNNLVLSYVGQHILGMPRSF, from the coding sequence ATGGCCAATGTAGAAGAGCACGATTTGATCAGAAAAAGCATTCGCTCCTTGTGTGCCAAATTTCCTGAGTCGTACTGGAGCGAGCTCGATGAAAAGAAAGCTTACCCGGAAGCATTCATTCAAGCTTTAACCGATGAAGGCTGGCTTTCGGTGTTAATTCCGGAAGCGTACGGCGGGGCTGGACTTGGGATTACAGAAGCCGGCATTATTTTGGAAGAAATCAACCGCTCAGGCGGGAACGCCGGCGCCGGGCACGCGCAAATGTATACGATGGGTGCGATTTTGCGTCACGGCAGTGAGGAGCAAAAACAGCGCTGGCTGCCGGGGATTGCCTCTGGGGAAAAGCGGTTGCAAGCGTTCGGGATCACCGAACCGACGGCCGGAAGTGATACGACGAGTATTACGACGACCGCTGAACGGAAAGGAGACCGTTACATCGTCAACGGTCAAAAAATTTGGACGTCGCGCGCAGAGCATTCGGATTTGATGCTGTTGTTGGCGAGAACGACACCGAAGGATGAAGTGAAGAAAAAGACGGACGGCTTAAGCTTGTTTGTGCTTGATATGAAAGAGCAGGCAGCAAACATTGAAATTCGGCCGATCAACACGATGATCAATCATGCCACGACGGAAGTGTTTTTCGAAAACGCGGAGATTCCGGTTGAAAATTTAATCGGCGAAGAAGGCAAAGGCTTTAAATACGTGCTCGGCGGCATGAATGCTGAACGGATTTTGATCGCTTCAGAAAGTGTCGGGGACGGCCATTATTTCATTGATAAAGCCGTCAATTACGGCAGCGAGCGGGTCGTATTCAATCGCCCGATCGCGCAAAATCAAGGTGTGCAATTCCCGATTGCTGAAGCGTACATGGACATACAAGCCGCTGCGTTAATGAGGGATCAAGCGGCGGAAATGTTTGATGCCGGGGAAAACTGCGGGGCGGAAGCGAACATGGCGAAATATTTAACATCGGAAGCGGCGTGGAAAGCAGCGAACGCTGCGATGACGACGTATGGCGGGTATGGCTTTGCAACCGAATACAACATTGAACGGAAGTTCAAGGAAGCGCGCCTGTACATCGTTGCTCCGATTACGAACAACCTTGTGCTGAGCTATGTCGGACAGCACATTCTCGGCATGCCGCGGTCATTTTAA